The following are from one region of the Phycisphaeraceae bacterium genome:
- the tmk gene encoding dTMP kinase has product MTFHTPTIASLIPHLRGRFIVLDGPDGSGKTTQFRRLVSEVRKAGLQLCEVREPGGTTIGEHIRQVLLSHHDEPMSTRCEMLLYMASRAQLVERRIAPALAAGHLVLADRFVSSTIAYQGYAGGLPISEIHQAAAIATGGLTPNLVVIFDVDEDTAATRLNPLLDRMEAKGRAFHALVRQGYLTEARNHPDQYAVIDASPAEEIVWSSLLHLFADRLGATSP; this is encoded by the coding sequence GTGACGTTTCACACGCCCACCATCGCGTCTCTCATTCCGCATTTACGCGGGCGTTTCATTGTCCTCGACGGCCCCGACGGTTCGGGCAAAACAACGCAGTTTCGTCGTCTCGTCAGCGAGGTCCGCAAGGCCGGCCTCCAACTGTGCGAAGTACGCGAGCCAGGCGGCACAACCATCGGCGAACACATCCGCCAGGTTCTGCTCAGCCACCACGACGAACCCATGAGCACCCGTTGCGAGATGCTCCTCTACATGGCCAGCCGTGCCCAACTCGTTGAACGTCGCATCGCCCCCGCTCTCGCTGCAGGTCATCTCGTCCTCGCCGATCGCTTCGTCAGCTCCACCATCGCCTATCAGGGCTACGCCGGAGGCCTGCCAATTTCGGAAATCCATCAGGCAGCCGCCATCGCAACCGGAGGCCTGACCCCCAATCTGGTCGTCATCTTCGATGTCGACGAAGATACGGCTGCGACAAGGCTCAATCCGCTTCTCGACCGCATGGAAGCAAAGGGCCGAGCGTTCCACGCGCTCGTCCGCCAAGGCTACCTCACCGAAGCTCGCAACCATCCCGATCAATACGCCGTCATCGATGCCTCGCCCGCCGAAGAAATAGTCTGGTCCAGCCTCCTGCATCTGTTTGCAGACAGGCTCGGAGCAACCTCACCATGA
- the plsY gene encoding glycerol-3-phosphate 1-O-acyltransferase PlsY, whose product MIFLLGIAVGFMCGSIPFGLIIARSKGIDLRAHGSGNIGATNVGRVFGLKGFIVCFLLDMSKGFVPTLAFGMLSGLLGSLLMPNAQAIGLMAVAAAPVLGHMYSPFAGFKGGKGVATAVGSLMAVFPAMTIPAVGGLIVFILVLALWRMVSAASCAAAASIPLWVWFEFSVAQRQGFIASWVRDGWPFIATGVALAALVIWRHRTNLARVMAGTEPRLGRSKTP is encoded by the coding sequence ATGATCTTCCTGCTCGGCATCGCTGTCGGCTTCATGTGCGGGTCCATCCCGTTCGGGCTCATCATCGCACGCTCGAAGGGTATCGACCTGCGCGCACACGGCTCGGGCAATATCGGGGCGACCAACGTCGGCCGCGTTTTCGGGCTCAAAGGCTTCATCGTCTGCTTCCTCCTCGACATGTCCAAAGGATTTGTGCCCACGCTCGCCTTTGGGATGCTCTCGGGTCTCCTCGGTTCACTCCTCATGCCCAACGCCCAGGCGATTGGACTCATGGCCGTCGCGGCTGCCCCAGTGCTCGGGCACATGTACTCCCCCTTTGCCGGGTTCAAGGGCGGCAAAGGAGTCGCCACAGCTGTCGGCTCCCTTATGGCTGTTTTCCCGGCAATGACAATCCCCGCAGTAGGGGGTTTGATCGTGTTCATTCTGGTCCTCGCCCTCTGGCGCATGGTCAGTGCAGCCTCCTGCGCTGCTGCCGCCTCCATTCCCCTTTGGGTCTGGTTCGAGTTCTCAGTCGCCCAGCGACAAGGGTTTATCGCCAGCTGGGTTCGCGACGGGTGGCCATTCATCGCGACCGGGGTCGCACTGGCAGCCCTCGTTATCTGGCGCCACCGGACCAACCTGGCCCGCGTCATGGCCGGCACAGAACCCCGCCTCGGACGTTCCAAAACCCCATGA
- the kdsA gene encoding 3-deoxy-8-phosphooctulonate synthase, which yields MSGTCMVGDIRIGAGRPLAIIAGPCTLESLELGLEVGRAIRDACAQAGLPYIFKASFDKANRTSITSKRGPGIKEGLESLAAIRENLGVPITTDLHAPEQADVVASVVDLLQIPAFLCRQTDLLAAAGEAAARHARAVNVKKGQFLSPREMAGPVRKLHEAGCDNVMLTERGTFFGYHRLINDFLGVGDLMELDCSAFGRSSQPPVCFDVTHSTQLPGSGEQTGGRPERAPLLARAAVAAGVHALFLEAHPEPSQAASDGATQLPIDAAIAIIRQAAQIRSALA from the coding sequence ATGAGCGGTACATGCATGGTGGGCGACATTCGGATCGGGGCAGGCCGGCCTCTGGCGATCATTGCGGGCCCTTGCACGCTCGAATCACTCGAGCTCGGGCTCGAAGTCGGTCGCGCGATCCGCGACGCATGTGCCCAGGCAGGCCTGCCATACATCTTCAAGGCGTCCTTCGACAAGGCCAACCGCACAAGCATCACTTCGAAACGAGGGCCCGGGATCAAGGAGGGCCTTGAGAGCCTCGCCGCAATCCGCGAAAACCTCGGCGTGCCCATCACAACCGATTTGCACGCGCCCGAACAGGCTGATGTCGTGGCATCAGTGGTGGACCTGTTGCAGATCCCTGCCTTCCTCTGCCGCCAGACCGACTTGCTGGCTGCGGCTGGCGAGGCGGCTGCTCGACACGCTCGTGCTGTCAACGTCAAGAAAGGCCAGTTCCTTTCGCCGCGCGAAATGGCCGGACCCGTTCGCAAACTTCACGAAGCCGGGTGCGACAACGTCATGCTCACCGAGCGTGGCACCTTCTTCGGGTATCACCGCCTCATCAACGATTTTCTTGGCGTCGGCGATCTGATGGAACTCGACTGTTCCGCATTCGGGCGTTCAAGCCAGCCTCCGGTGTGCTTTGATGTCACACACTCGACTCAGTTGCCGGGCTCGGGCGAACAAACCGGCGGTAGACCCGAGCGAGCACCCTTGCTGGCCAGAGCCGCTGTCGCTGCGGGAGTGCACGCACTCTTCCTTGAGGCTCATCCCGAACCGAGCCAGGCTGCGAGTGACGGCGCAACACAACTGCCGATCGATGCCGCAATCGCGATCATCCGCCAGGCCGCTCAGATACGCTCGGCCCTTGCGTAA